The Falco peregrinus isolate bFalPer1 chromosome 9, bFalPer1.pri, whole genome shotgun sequence genome includes a window with the following:
- the SPATA2 gene encoding spermatogenesis-associated protein 2 has translation MDTKYKDDLFRKYVQFHECKLNASDNKQRPINDEYLRVAAAALLCLPKIDPFYRFRLIKFYEMAENSLRSVKSSSLHSLHNAFGMLETVGINLFLYPWKKEFRNIKTYTGPFVYYVKSALTEDDVRQILNYMGYVQELGTMYKLKEQVEAIQVKMVSFELFLAKVECEQLLEIHLQVKDKGYSEIDVINERKNSNEDVRGCSEAMKRRVECKENLNTSMARMVLQKSASERASKDYFKPKVSKPSKSVDTYDNYWESKKPPLMSSLSLRKEPILVDAEDDIKDEIIRPSPSLLTMSSSPHGCSDEFLPTSSHHNGMLRTNVPYSSYFSAQEDLDLYTDPDSRSMLNFKRQEAIKPDVWLLKNDANPVYHKRTHLAKETASLKCQNCGVPCGTSVCQKCDNLFNSRQDYPAVKQSAYSIKPLPNDGLSPASALREKSQYTSQTQSQERAAQFSSKSKPSGTSRCGFCNRSGAANTCTFCSKVSCDTCLNAYYYDPCCRKSELHRFMPNNQLNYKSSQLSHVVYR, from the exons ATGGATACAAAATATAAAGACGATTTATTTAGGAAATATGTACAGTTCCATGAATGCAAACTGAATGCTTCTGACAACAAGCAGCGTCCTATTAATGATGAGTATTTGCGAGTGGCAGCGGCAGCCTTACTTTGCCTTCCCAAAATTGATCCGTTTTATAGATTCCGGTTGATAAAATTTTATGAGATGGCTGAAAACTCACTGAGATCTGTGAAATCCTCAAGTTTACATTCTCTCCATAATGCATTCGGCATGCTCGAGACAGTTGGAATTAATCTCTTTCTTTACCCCTGGAAAAAGGAGTTCAGAAATATTAAG ACCTACACTGGACCCTTTGTTTATTATGTAAAGTCTGCTCTAACTGAAGATGACGTAAGGCAGATTTTGAACTACATGGGCTATGTCCAAGAACTGGGAACAATGTATAAGCTCAAAGAGCAGGTTGAAGCCATTCAAGTGAAAATGGTTTCATTTGAACTCTTTTTGGCCAAAGTGGAATGTGAGCAGCTTCTTGAAATTCACTTGCAAGTGAAGGATAAAGGTTATTCAGAGATTGATGTCATAAATGAACGAAAAAATAGCAATGAAGATGTTAGAGGCTGCTCAGAGGCCATGAAACGGCGTGTAGAGTGCAAAGAAAACTTAAACACTTCCATGGCACGAATGGTACTGCAGAAATCGGCTAGTGAAAGGGCCTCTAAAGATTATTTCAAGCCAAAGGTGAGCAAGCCTTCTAAATCAGTGGACACATATGATAATTATTGGGAAAGTAAGAAGCCACCTTTGATGAGCTCACTGAGTCTCAGGAAAGAACCAATTTTAGTTGATGCAGAAGATGACATTAAAGATGAAATTATCCGTCCATCACCCTCTCTTCTGACAATGTCAAGCTCCCCACATGGGTGTTCAGATGAATTCTTGCCAACTTCATCTCATCACAATGGCATGCTAAGAACAAATGTCCCTTACAGCTCCTATTTTTCTGCTCAAGAGGACTTAGATTTATATACTGATCCTGATTCTAGAAGtatgttaaattttaaaagacaagaaGCTATTAAGCCTGATGTATGGCTGTTAAAAAACGATGCCAACCCTGTTTACCACAAACGCACCCACCTAGCCAAAGAGACAGCTTCCCTCAAGTGCCAAAACTGTGGTGTACCTTGTGGCACTTCTGTTTGCCAAAAGTGTGACAATCTGTTCAACTCTAGGCAGGACTACCCAGCAGTGAAACAGAGCGCCTATTCAATCAAACCACTTCCAAATGATGGCTTGTCTCCTGCGTCTGCTTTAAGGGAGAAATCTCAGTACACGTCACAGACTCAGAGTCAAGAGAGAGCTGCTCAATTCAGTTCAAAATCCAAACCTTCAGGCACCTCGCGCTGTGGCTTTTGTAACCGATCCGGAGCTGCAAACACTTGCACGTTTTGCTCAAAAGTCTCATGTGACACTTGCCTCAATGCTTACTATTACGATCCCTGCTGTAGAAAAAGCGAGCTTCACAGATTCATGCCTAACAATCAGTTAAACTATAAATCGTCCCAGTTGTCCCATGTAGTTTATAGATAA